A single window of Rickettsiella endosymbiont of Dermanyssus gallinae DNA harbors:
- a CDS encoding sensor histidine kinase has protein sequence MRDYTENDNKSELKDSFSSIIIDLKRQMELIVDLNKPLANKKKLALTLNYDQAIYPYLIGDPDRVQRIALELITNALNFTEQGKVTLIVRLIKIDYRESIIEIAVSDTGVGIPKDQREKIFHRFNRLTSSYKGAYKGGCFGLSIVKRFVDDLQGEIFVKSKEGEGTILGCFIPFQHSLIKEAVGIHEAIPLLLGHLN, from the coding sequence ATGAGAGATTATACTGAAAATGATAATAAATCAGAATTAAAAGATTCATTTAGCAGTATAATAATTGATCTAAAAAGACAAATGGAATTGATTGTCGATCTAAATAAACCACTGGCGAATAAAAAAAAGCTCGCATTAACTTTAAATTATGATCAAGCTATTTACCCCTATCTTATAGGCGATCCTGATAGAGTACAACGTATTGCATTAGAGTTAATAACGAACGCGCTAAATTTTACTGAACAAGGAAAAGTGACATTAATTGTTCGGCTTATCAAAATCGACTACCGAGAAAGCATTATAGAAATTGCTGTTAGTGATACGGGTGTTGGTATTCCAAAGGATCAGCGAGAAAAGATATTTCATCGTTTTAATCGCTTAACTTCTTCTTACAAGGGTGCTTATAAAGGAGGTTGTTTCGGTTTAAGTATCGTAAAACGATTTGTGGACGACCTGCAAGGCGAAATTTTTGTAAAGAGCAAAGAAGGTGAAGGTACGATATTAGGTTGTTTTATACCCTTTCAACACTCATTAATCAAGGAGGCTGTGGGTATACACGAAGCTATCCCCTTATTATTAGGTCACTTGAACTAG
- a CDS encoding nucleotide pyrophosphohydrolase — translation MKDIIDVDKLKEKLAEFAKVREWERFHSPKNLSMAVAGEVGELLEIFQWYTEQESRCVKNDPLVKERVSHELADIVLYVTRIADQLDIDLNTAILNKLAINNSKYPASKVKGSAKKYTEYNPQ, via the coding sequence ATGAAAGATATAATTGATGTTGATAAATTAAAGGAAAAACTAGCTGAATTTGCTAAAGTTCGTGAATGGGAGAGGTTTCATAGTCCTAAAAATTTGTCTATGGCAGTTGCAGGGGAAGTGGGTGAATTATTAGAAATTTTTCAATGGTATACTGAACAAGAATCAAGGTGCGTAAAAAATGATCCACTTGTCAAGGAGAGAGTAAGCCATGAATTAGCTGATATTGTTTTATATGTTACACGTATAGCAGACCAGTTAGATATCGATCTGAATACTGCAATCCTGAATAAGCTTGCTATTAACAATAGTAAGTATCCAGCAAGCAAAGTAAAGGGAAGTGCTAAAAAATACACTGAATATAATCCTCAATAA
- a CDS encoding helix-turn-helix transcriptional regulator, which produces MKYCFKTVFNLASRLEILGITDFFHIRVNKKSQFFILSNNKTITHHLNESRDIGTLLRKTIKTAICGKISVVFWKNYTGDIFLEKIYQLGIWNGISVALPFDDYIDIFSFASNFQTKTLNTFYLNHFGLIKRFIIFFRMKARGLIEHAGQDLYKLNKSIKLYCEANKAEKTAIFNTINQQIFFKKYFIKTVYLKKVNLTEKETLYLVMLLEGKSMSTIAKEIGVSPRSIESCLETIKSKTGYRTKSELLSAFLESHIYQPSINYERYN; this is translated from the coding sequence ATGAAATATTGCTTCAAAACAGTATTCAATCTTGCTTCTAGGCTCGAAATTTTAGGAATTACTGATTTTTTTCATATAAGAGTTAATAAAAAAAGTCAATTTTTTATTTTGAGCAACAATAAAACTATCACTCATCATCTAAATGAAAGTAGAGATATTGGAACGTTACTTAGAAAAACAATTAAAACAGCTATTTGTGGTAAGATTTCTGTAGTATTTTGGAAAAACTATACAGGTGATATTTTTTTAGAAAAAATTTATCAACTAGGTATATGGAATGGTATTAGTGTAGCGCTTCCATTTGATGATTACATTGATATTTTTTCTTTTGCCTCCAATTTTCAGACTAAAACACTAAATACTTTTTATTTGAATCACTTTGGGTTAATTAAAAGATTTATTATTTTTTTTAGAATGAAAGCAAGAGGATTAATCGAACATGCTGGGCAAGACCTCTATAAACTAAATAAAAGTATTAAGTTATATTGTGAGGCCAATAAAGCGGAAAAAACAGCTATATTTAATACGATAAATCAACAAATTTTTTTCAAAAAATATTTTATAAAGACAGTCTATTTAAAGAAAGTAAATTTAACAGAAAAGGAAACGCTATATTTAGTGATGTTATTGGAAGGAAAAAGTATGTCTACCATTGCAAAAGAAATAGGTGTATCTCCAAGAAGTATAGAATCTTGTTTAGAAACCATTAAGTCAAAAACAGGATACCGTACTAAGTCAGAATTACTTAGTGCATTTCTGGAGAGTCATATTTATCAGCCGAGTATTAATTATGAAAGATATAATTGA